The Acinetobacter pittii genome contains a region encoding:
- the ppc gene encoding phosphoenolpyruvate carboxylase, producing the protein MVQQIDAPLREDVRLLGNLLGETLKQHAGQELFNQIEQIRALAKGARDGQAEAEKQLEQLFLELPDEELLPLTRAFSHFLNFANIAEQYHVVRSRRQAEFDSDANSPNPLVHLFQKFKDKSISTEKLFQQICDLKIELVLTAHPTEVSRRTLIQKYDDINACLSQLDQQKLTPRERQNALANLKQQISSAWQTDEIRQHRPTPVDEAKWGFATIEQTLWNAVPKFIRELNELVQENCQLNLPLNIAPVRFASWMGGDRDGNPNVTHQITQEVLWLSRWQAADLYLRDIENLRWELSIQTCSEEMIQAIGSHHAEPYREYLRATRERLKATRHWLAQRLQGLEADDSNVIKSKDELLQPLLLCYRSLIDSNLPEIANGQLLDFIYRVNCFGIELLKLDIRQESGRHRQAISAITEYLGLGNFESWTEQARQNFLIQELQSKRPLLPKYINEPEGSLIGHPDVQEVFATMRTLADQPPESLGAYIISMAEYPSDVLAVLLLQKEAGIQHPLRVVPLFETLKDLDGAATTMNTLFNMHWYKQHIQGKHEVMIGYSDSAKDAGFMSANWAQYRAQEELTAIAQKHGVQLTLFHGRGGSISRGGAPTQQALFSQPPGSISGAIRVTEQGEMIRFKFGLEGIAMQNLEIYTAATLEATLLPPPEPKAEWREIMNRMTDHSVKVYRQTVRENPHFVKYLRTVTPELELQMLPLGSRPAKRKVSGGIESLRAIPWVFAWTQIRLMLPAWLGTGAAINEVIADQQKATLDEMLQQWPYFQTLIDMLEMVLSKADANIALYYESHLTEDEDLKVLGNQLRQRLKDAVETLLALKDESKLLSNNEVLDQSMQVRKPYLLPLHLLQAELMKRRRDYLAERQAENTPVDHALMVSIAGIAAGLRNTG; encoded by the coding sequence ATGGTTCAGCAAATCGATGCGCCACTGCGTGAGGATGTCCGCTTACTTGGCAACTTGTTAGGTGAAACCCTAAAACAACATGCAGGACAAGAACTGTTTAATCAGATCGAGCAAATCCGTGCTCTTGCCAAAGGTGCACGTGATGGTCAAGCTGAAGCCGAAAAGCAACTAGAACAATTATTTTTAGAACTGCCCGATGAAGAGTTACTTCCTCTTACCCGCGCGTTTTCTCATTTCTTAAATTTTGCCAATATTGCTGAGCAATATCATGTGGTGCGTAGTCGCAGACAGGCAGAGTTTGATTCGGATGCAAACTCACCGAACCCGCTTGTTCACTTATTTCAAAAATTTAAAGATAAAAGTATTTCGACGGAAAAACTGTTCCAGCAAATTTGTGATCTTAAGATTGAATTGGTACTTACGGCGCATCCAACAGAAGTGAGCCGTCGTACTCTGATCCAAAAATATGATGATATTAATGCTTGTCTATCGCAGCTTGATCAGCAAAAACTGACGCCACGCGAACGTCAAAATGCACTTGCGAACTTAAAGCAACAAATTAGTTCGGCATGGCAAACGGATGAAATCCGGCAGCATCGCCCTACTCCAGTCGATGAAGCAAAATGGGGTTTTGCCACAATTGAGCAAACACTTTGGAATGCTGTACCTAAATTCATTCGCGAGTTAAATGAGTTGGTTCAAGAAAATTGCCAACTCAATTTACCACTGAACATTGCACCGGTACGTTTTGCATCTTGGATGGGTGGAGACCGTGATGGCAACCCAAATGTTACCCATCAAATTACCCAAGAAGTGCTGTGGTTATCACGCTGGCAAGCTGCTGACCTCTACCTAAGAGATATCGAAAACTTACGTTGGGAACTTTCAATCCAGACGTGTTCTGAAGAAATGATTCAGGCAATTGGTAGCCACCATGCCGAGCCTTATCGTGAATATTTACGTGCAACACGAGAGCGTTTAAAAGCGACCCGCCACTGGTTAGCTCAGCGTTTACAAGGCTTAGAAGCAGACGACAGCAATGTCATTAAAAGCAAAGATGAGCTTTTACAACCATTATTGCTGTGCTACCGCTCTTTAATCGATAGTAATCTGCCTGAAATTGCGAATGGTCAACTTCTCGACTTTATTTACCGTGTGAACTGTTTTGGTATTGAACTACTTAAACTTGATATTCGCCAAGAATCAGGTCGTCATCGTCAAGCCATTTCAGCAATTACCGAATATTTAGGTTTAGGTAATTTTGAGTCATGGACTGAACAAGCGCGCCAAAACTTCCTCATTCAGGAATTACAAAGTAAACGTCCGCTTTTACCGAAATATATTAATGAACCTGAAGGCAGTTTGATTGGTCATCCAGATGTACAAGAAGTATTTGCAACCATGCGTACTTTGGCTGACCAACCGCCTGAATCTTTAGGTGCCTATATTATTTCGATGGCTGAATATCCAAGTGATGTTTTAGCGGTGTTGTTATTGCAAAAAGAAGCAGGGATTCAGCACCCTCTACGTGTAGTTCCTCTATTTGAAACTTTAAAAGATTTAGATGGCGCTGCAACTACCATGAATACGCTGTTCAATATGCATTGGTATAAACAGCACATTCAGGGTAAACACGAAGTCATGATCGGTTACTCCGACTCTGCAAAAGATGCTGGTTTCATGTCAGCTAACTGGGCGCAGTATCGTGCTCAAGAAGAGCTCACTGCAATTGCTCAAAAACACGGTGTACAGTTGACGCTGTTCCACGGCCGTGGCGGCTCAATTAGTCGTGGTGGTGCTCCAACACAGCAGGCACTATTTTCACAACCCCCGGGTTCGATATCTGGTGCAATCCGTGTCACAGAACAAGGTGAAATGATTCGCTTCAAGTTCGGTTTAGAAGGGATTGCCATGCAAAACCTTGAAATCTATACCGCCGCAACACTCGAAGCGACCTTATTACCTCCACCAGAGCCCAAAGCCGAGTGGCGTGAAATCATGAACCGAATGACAGATCATTCTGTGAAGGTTTATCGCCAGACAGTGCGTGAAAATCCACATTTTGTGAAGTACTTACGGACGGTTACGCCTGAACTTGAATTACAAATGTTGCCATTAGGCTCACGTCCAGCAAAACGTAAAGTGAGTGGTGGTATTGAGTCGTTACGTGCGATTCCATGGGTATTTGCATGGACTCAAATCCGTTTGATGCTACCTGCATGGCTAGGTACTGGTGCAGCCATTAATGAAGTGATTGCCGATCAGCAAAAAGCGACACTTGATGAAATGCTCCAACAATGGCCTTATTTCCAAACACTCATTGATATGCTGGAAATGGTATTGTCTAAAGCCGATGCCAACATTGCCCTCTATTACGAGTCTCATCTGACTGAAGATGAAGATTTGAAAGTTCTTGGCAACCAATTACGTCAGCGCTTAAAAGATGCTGTTGAGACCTTGCTAGCATTAAAAGATGAATCAAAGCTTCTTAGCAATAATGAAGTTCTCGATCAATCTATGCAGGTTCGTAAACCATACTTACTACCTTTGCATCTTTTACAGGCCGAACTCATGAAACGACGTCGTGATTATCTCGCTGAACGTCAGGCTGAGAATACCCCTGTTGACCATGCACTTATGGTGAGTATTGCAGGTATCGCGGCTGGTTTACGTAATACAGGCTAA
- a CDS encoding TetR/AcrR family transcriptional regulator: MQTINQSGRPKDLEKRARILQAAKAIFLKSGYHGTSMNQIAQEAGVTKLTVYNHFQDKANLFICAITETCEETLCTKQFELDASADFYQALFIVCSRALQIIYSPEALKLEHVLFELAAEQSPLAEQFFDASHTRLQNQLTEFLQKAAQLGFIQTDDPTYQTELLLSLLLGVRHQKVLLRIITVPNTHELEQIIQDAIHLFLLKYQN, translated from the coding sequence GTGCAAACAATTAATCAAAGTGGTCGCCCAAAAGATCTAGAAAAACGTGCTCGTATCTTACAAGCCGCTAAAGCTATATTTTTGAAATCTGGCTATCACGGTACCAGCATGAACCAGATTGCACAGGAAGCAGGTGTAACTAAACTAACGGTCTATAATCACTTTCAAGACAAAGCCAACTTATTTATCTGTGCGATTACAGAAACCTGTGAAGAGACACTGTGTACTAAACAATTCGAATTAGATGCATCGGCAGATTTTTATCAAGCACTCTTTATTGTGTGTTCACGCGCCTTGCAAATTATTTACTCACCTGAGGCACTTAAACTTGAACATGTTTTATTTGAACTTGCAGCAGAACAAAGCCCTTTAGCTGAACAGTTTTTTGATGCATCACATACTCGACTGCAAAATCAGTTAACCGAGTTTTTGCAAAAAGCAGCTCAATTAGGTTTTATTCAAACCGATGACCCAACCTATCAAACCGAACTTCTTTTGTCCTTATTGCTTGGTGTACGTCACCAGAAGGTTTTACTTAGGATCATTACTGTACCCAATACGCACGAGCTTGAACAAATTATTCAAGATGCAATTCATTTATTCTTGCTCAAATACCAGAATTAA
- a CDS encoding efflux RND transporter periplasmic adaptor subunit, which yields MNVLKPLIMSMVIVCMVTLMGCSKETPKTEEIPYVMVAQPLTTLNEQKSYAGDVQARQQTALAFRVGGQVTARYVDVGDRVKVGQVLAKLDVADAQLQLNAAKAQLDNAQASAKTAADELKRFQQLLPINAVSRSQYDTVKNQYDAAQAALQQARSNYEVSANQTGYNQLVSNKNGVITARNIEIGQVVAAGQAAYQLAIDGEREVVIGVPEQAVSEIKVGQSAWITLWSKPNEKFAGYVREVSPAADQSRTFTVKVALKEGQSAIQLGQSARVFFSSTQTNVMSVPLSSVSATDNQPYVWVVNANQTLRKVPVTIGAYGKDSVPILSGLAPNDWVVIGGVHLLRDKQKIHPIDRENRAVKIQGVKQP from the coding sequence ATGAATGTGTTAAAACCTCTCATCATGAGTATGGTGATTGTTTGTATGGTCACATTAATGGGGTGTAGTAAAGAAACTCCAAAAACAGAAGAAATACCCTATGTGATGGTGGCACAGCCCTTAACCACACTCAATGAACAAAAAAGCTATGCAGGGGATGTGCAGGCTAGACAACAAACGGCTTTAGCATTTCGGGTAGGTGGACAAGTTACGGCTCGTTATGTGGATGTAGGCGACCGGGTTAAAGTAGGACAAGTATTAGCAAAGCTCGATGTAGCAGATGCTCAGCTACAATTAAATGCTGCTAAAGCTCAGCTAGACAATGCACAGGCTTCAGCAAAAACGGCAGCAGATGAACTTAAACGTTTTCAGCAATTACTCCCGATTAATGCTGTAAGCCGTTCGCAATATGACACTGTAAAAAATCAATACGACGCGGCACAAGCGGCACTACAGCAAGCTCGTTCTAACTATGAGGTTTCTGCCAACCAGACAGGTTATAACCAACTCGTTTCTAACAAAAATGGTGTTATTACTGCGCGGAACATAGAAATTGGACAAGTAGTGGCAGCAGGACAAGCTGCTTATCAACTGGCAATTGATGGAGAGCGTGAAGTTGTCATTGGTGTACCAGAACAAGCGGTTAGCGAGATTAAAGTTGGCCAATCTGCTTGGATTACCTTGTGGTCTAAACCGAATGAAAAATTTGCCGGATATGTTCGCGAAGTTTCTCCCGCAGCGGACCAGTCCCGTACTTTTACAGTTAAGGTAGCACTCAAAGAAGGCCAGTCTGCTATTCAGCTTGGACAAAGTGCACGCGTATTTTTTAGTTCGACTCAAACCAACGTGATGAGCGTTCCACTTTCGAGTGTTTCAGCAACAGATAACCAGCCTTATGTGTGGGTAGTTAATGCAAATCAAACTTTACGTAAAGTACCTGTAACGATTGGTGCATATGGCAAAGATAGCGTACCTATTTTATCTGGTTTAGCTCCAAATGATTGGGTTGTGATTGGCGGCGTACATTTGCTACGTGATAAACAGAAGATTCACCCGATTGACCGTGAAAACCGTGCGGTGAAAATTCAGGGAGTGAAACAGCCATGA
- a CDS encoding efflux RND transporter permease subunit gives MKFNLSEWALKNKGLVLYFMLLLGIIGAISYSKLSQSEDPPFTFKVMVVQTYWPGATAKEVSTLVTDRIEKELMTTGQYDKIMAYSRPGESMVTFVAKDSLTSDKIPDVWYNVRKKVNDIRHELPNGVQGPFFNDEFGDTFGNIYVLTGKDFDYALLKEYADRLQLQLQRVKDVSKVELIGLQDQKIWIEISNTKAVQLGIPVTAIQEALQKQNSMASAGFFETGTDRIQIRVSGHLQDIEEIKKTPLLVGDKTIQLGDVADVYRGFSQPAQPRMRFMGENGIGIALSMRKGGDIIALGKNLETEFAQLQKTLPLGMKLQKVSDQPVAVQRSIHEFVKVLAEAVIIVLLVSFFSLGFRTGLVVAFSIPLVLAMTFAGMSLFDVGLHKISLGALILALGLLVDDAIIAVEMMAIKMEQGYSRIKAAGFAWKTTAFPMLTGTLITAAGFLPIATAQSGTGEYTRSIFQVVTIALLVSWVAAVLFVPYLGEKLLPDFTKTGHQAPWYVRLWARLTKKPQPQTVAISQDHHYDPYQSSFYLRFRKMVEFCVTYRKTVIATTVGIFVLSVLMFKLVPQQFFPPSNRAEILVDLKLEEGASLTATEQAVKKVENFLSKQKGIDNYVAYVGTGSPRFYLPLDQQLPQASFAQFVVLASSLDDRDDIRRSLETQIKQLLPQVRTRVSLLENGPPVGYPLQYRVSGEDLNLVRKEAQQVAKVMSENSNTTNVHLDWGEPSKIISIQIDQDRARQMGVSSLDLANFINASITGSAIEQYREKRELIEIRLRGDQAERVEVASLASLAVPTNNGTTVPLAQIAKIEYKFEDGLIWHRNRLPTITVRADIRTNLQPATVVGELAESMDKLRAELPSGYLIEVGGTVEESARGQNSVNAGMPLFLAVVMTLLMIQLKSLSRATIVLLTAPLGLIGVVLFLLLFNKPFGFVAMLGTIALSGMIMRNSLILIDQIEQDRQAGHPTWEAIIEATVRRFRPIILTALAAVLAMIPLSRSIFFGPMAVAIMGGLIVATLLTLFFLPALYAAWFKVKKTA, from the coding sequence ATGAAATTCAATCTCTCGGAATGGGCATTAAAAAATAAAGGTCTCGTCCTTTATTTTATGCTCTTGCTTGGCATTATCGGCGCGATCTCTTATTCAAAACTCTCACAAAGTGAAGACCCACCATTTACCTTTAAAGTCATGGTTGTACAAACCTACTGGCCGGGGGCAACTGCGAAAGAAGTTTCAACGCTGGTGACTGATCGTATCGAAAAGGAACTCATGACAACAGGGCAGTATGACAAGATTATGGCTTACTCCCGTCCGGGTGAGTCAATGGTCACTTTTGTTGCCAAGGATTCACTGACTTCTGACAAGATTCCTGATGTTTGGTACAACGTTCGTAAGAAGGTTAATGATATTCGCCATGAACTACCAAATGGTGTACAAGGTCCATTTTTCAATGACGAATTTGGAGACACTTTCGGTAATATTTATGTACTAACAGGCAAAGACTTTGACTATGCGCTTTTAAAAGAATATGCAGATCGTTTGCAATTACAGCTTCAAAGAGTCAAGGATGTGAGTAAGGTCGAATTGATTGGCCTACAAGATCAAAAAATCTGGATTGAGATTTCTAACACTAAAGCGGTACAGCTTGGAATTCCGGTTACAGCAATTCAAGAAGCCTTACAAAAGCAAAATAGTATGGCAAGTGCTGGCTTTTTTGAAACGGGCACAGATCGTATTCAAATTAGAGTAAGCGGTCATTTACAAGACATTGAGGAAATTAAAAAAACACCTTTGTTGGTCGGCGATAAAACCATTCAACTGGGGGACGTTGCGGATGTCTATCGTGGTTTTAGCCAACCTGCTCAACCACGTATGCGTTTTATGGGTGAAAACGGTATTGGTATTGCCCTATCCATGCGTAAGGGCGGTGACATTATTGCCTTAGGTAAAAATCTGGAAACAGAGTTTGCCCAACTGCAAAAAACTTTGCCTTTAGGTATGAAACTGCAAAAAGTTTCCGACCAACCTGTAGCCGTACAACGTAGTATTCATGAGTTTGTGAAGGTACTTGCTGAAGCAGTAATTATTGTCTTGTTAGTGAGTTTTTTCTCTTTAGGTTTCCGTACGGGATTGGTTGTTGCTTTTTCTATTCCTTTAGTTTTAGCAATGACCTTTGCGGGTATGAGTCTATTCGATGTCGGACTGCATAAGATTTCACTGGGTGCCTTAATTCTGGCGCTAGGTCTGTTAGTCGATGATGCCATTATTGCGGTTGAGATGATGGCTATTAAGATGGAGCAGGGCTATAGCCGAATTAAAGCCGCCGGATTTGCGTGGAAAACCACAGCATTTCCAATGTTAACCGGAACACTAATTACTGCGGCTGGTTTCTTACCGATCGCTACGGCTCAGTCTGGTACAGGTGAATACACTCGCTCTATCTTTCAGGTGGTAACAATTGCCTTATTGGTCTCTTGGGTGGCAGCGGTTTTATTTGTGCCTTATTTAGGTGAAAAGCTATTACCCGATTTTACCAAAACAGGCCATCAGGCACCTTGGTATGTTCGCTTATGGGCAAGATTAACTAAAAAGCCGCAACCGCAAACTGTGGCCATTTCTCAGGACCATCACTACGATCCTTATCAATCTAGTTTCTATTTACGTTTTAGAAAGATGGTCGAGTTTTGTGTGACCTACCGTAAAACTGTAATTGCGACTACGGTGGGTATTTTTGTGCTATCTGTGCTGATGTTTAAACTGGTACCTCAGCAGTTTTTCCCACCTTCAAACCGTGCCGAGATTTTAGTTGATTTAAAACTTGAAGAAGGAGCCTCTTTAACAGCAACAGAACAAGCTGTGAAAAAGGTTGAAAACTTTCTGTCTAAACAAAAAGGGATTGATAACTATGTGGCCTATGTGGGTACAGGTTCACCACGTTTTTATTTACCGTTAGATCAGCAATTACCGCAAGCCAGCTTTGCACAGTTTGTTGTACTCGCATCATCACTGGATGATCGTGATGACATTCGTCGTTCGTTAGAAACACAAATTAAGCAGTTACTCCCACAAGTTCGTACTCGTGTGTCATTACTCGAAAATGGCCCACCTGTGGGTTATCCATTGCAATATCGTGTGTCAGGTGAAGATTTAAATTTGGTACGTAAAGAAGCGCAACAAGTCGCTAAAGTAATGAGTGAAAACTCGAATACCACCAATGTGCATTTAGATTGGGGCGAGCCAAGTAAGATCATTTCTATTCAAATTGACCAAGACCGTGCTCGACAAATGGGTGTCTCTAGTCTGGATTTAGCAAACTTTATTAATGCATCAATTACAGGTAGTGCGATTGAGCAATATCGTGAAAAGCGTGAACTCATTGAAATCCGTTTACGCGGAGACCAAGCAGAGCGAGTTGAAGTGGCTTCATTGGCAAGCTTAGCTGTACCAACGAACAATGGGACCACTGTACCTTTAGCTCAAATTGCGAAGATTGAGTATAAGTTTGAAGATGGTTTAATTTGGCATCGTAATCGCTTGCCGACGATTACTGTTCGCGCAGATATTCGTACCAATTTGCAGCCTGCTACCGTTGTAGGTGAGTTAGCTGAATCAATGGATAAGTTACGTGCTGAATTACCAAGTGGTTACCTCATTGAAGTGGGTGGAACCGTAGAAGAGTCTGCACGCGGGCAAAATTCTGTGAATGCTGGTATGCCACTCTTTTTGGCAGTGGTCATGACATTATTGATGATTCAGCTCAAAAGCTTATCTCGCGCGACCATCGTGTTGTTAACAGCTCCACTGGGTTTAATTGGTGTTGTTTTATTCTTACTGTTATTTAACAAACCATTTGGCTTTGTGGCCATGTTAGGCACAATTGCGCTCTCTGGCATGATCATGCGTAACTCGCTTATTTTGATTGATCAAATTGAGCAGGACCGACAAGCGGGACATCCAACTTGGGAAGCAATTATTGAAGCGACAGTGCGTCGATTCCGTCCAATTATTTTGACTGCTTTAGCCGCTGTTCTGGCCATGATTCCACTTTCTCGAAGTATTTTCTTTGGTCCGATGGCAGTTGCGATCATGGGTGGATTGATTGTTGCCACCTTACTGACATTATTTTTCCTACCTGCACTCTACGCAGCGTGGTTTAAGGTGAAAAAAACCGCATAA
- a CDS encoding membrane protein — MGQDHIEQHRRYIVISYAFMFLALFTVIFAAFAYLVARKVAVVDNAEVWIHAHALWIMRNAILFLFMAIFAVVWFIPLFFFAWDSNLWVTASTVAGVVFSAIAWLFLLNAWLKGLSKYLKNKAVF, encoded by the coding sequence ATGGGGCAAGACCATATCGAACAGCATCGCCGTTATATAGTAATTTCTTATGCGTTTATGTTTCTTGCATTGTTTACGGTTATTTTTGCGGCCTTTGCTTATTTGGTCGCTCGTAAAGTGGCAGTTGTAGATAATGCAGAAGTTTGGATTCATGCGCATGCGCTATGGATTATGCGCAATGCGATTCTATTTCTATTTATGGCAATTTTTGCTGTTGTCTGGTTTATTCCGCTCTTCTTCTTTGCATGGGATAGTAATCTTTGGGTCACAGCCTCTACGGTTGCTGGCGTAGTTTTTAGCGCTATTGCGTGGTTATTTCTATTAAATGCATGGTTAAAAGGCTTGTCTAAATATTTAAAAAATAAGGCAGTTTTTTAA
- the dnaJ gene encoding molecular chaperone DnaJ — translation MAKRDYYEVLGVSKTASDDEIKKAYRKLAMKYHPDRNPDNAEAEEKFKEAAEAYEVLSDSEKRSMYDRMGHNAFEGGFGGGGGGFGGFSAEDIFSQFGDIFGGAFGGGGRQQRQRRGSDLRYVMELTLEEAVKGVKKTITFTAPAPCDVCDGKGSKNPKDVETCKTCHGSGQVRMQQGFFSVQQTCGTCRGQGKIIKNPCQACHGSGVADRQQTLEVTIPAGVDNGDRVRLSGKGEAIRDGQSGDLYVEVVVREHEIFQRDGADLYMDVPVSIADAALGKEIEIPTLEGRVSLKIPEGTQTGKLFRLRGKGVRPVRSSMVGDLLCRIVVETPVNLNSRQRELLKELQASFDGEDSASSPKKKSFFDRLFD, via the coding sequence ATGGCTAAACGTGATTATTATGAGGTTTTAGGCGTTTCAAAAACCGCAAGTGATGATGAGATCAAAAAAGCCTACCGTAAATTGGCGATGAAATATCATCCTGATAGAAACCCTGACAATGCCGAAGCTGAAGAGAAATTTAAAGAAGCTGCTGAAGCTTATGAAGTTTTATCGGACAGTGAAAAGCGTAGCATGTACGATCGCATGGGGCATAATGCGTTCGAAGGCGGCTTTGGCGGCGGCGGTGGTGGCTTCGGCGGATTTAGCGCAGAAGATATTTTTAGCCAGTTCGGTGATATCTTCGGTGGTGCATTCGGTGGTGGTGGACGTCAACAGCGTCAACGTCGCGGATCAGATCTACGCTATGTAATGGAACTTACCCTTGAAGAAGCTGTAAAAGGGGTGAAAAAAACCATTACCTTTACTGCTCCTGCACCATGTGATGTGTGTGATGGTAAAGGTTCTAAAAATCCAAAAGATGTTGAAACCTGTAAAACTTGTCATGGTTCAGGACAAGTTCGTATGCAGCAAGGTTTCTTCTCTGTACAACAAACATGTGGTACTTGTCGTGGCCAAGGTAAAATTATTAAAAACCCTTGTCAGGCATGCCATGGTTCAGGTGTCGCTGATCGCCAGCAAACGTTGGAAGTTACAATTCCAGCGGGTGTAGATAATGGTGACCGCGTTCGTTTGAGTGGTAAAGGCGAAGCAATTCGTGATGGCCAATCAGGTGACTTGTACGTTGAAGTTGTAGTTCGTGAACACGAAATCTTCCAACGTGATGGCGCAGATCTTTATATGGATGTACCAGTAAGCATTGCTGATGCTGCACTTGGTAAAGAAATTGAAATTCCAACTTTGGAAGGCCGTGTTAGTCTGAAAATTCCTGAGGGAACGCAAACAGGTAAATTATTCCGTTTACGTGGCAAAGGCGTTCGTCCAGTACGTAGCAGCATGGTCGGTGATTTACTCTGCCGTATTGTGGTAGAAACACCAGTCAACTTAAATTCTCGCCAACGTGAATTACTTAAAGAGTTGCAAGCTTCTTTTGATGGCGAAGACAGTGCTTCTTCACCAAAGAAAAAATCATTCTTTGATCGTTTGTTCGATTAA
- the dapB gene encoding 4-hydroxy-tetrahydrodipicolinate reductase, with product MSAAPRIGILGAGGRMGRTLIQAVQQAGYQLAAAVERPESSLVGTDAGELAGIGSVGVKVSGNLAEVLKDCDVIIDFTAPVATAQHLKLCREAGVAMVIGTTGMSDEQKAELDEVATHTPVVYAANYSVGVNVSIKLLELAAKVFGDTVDIEVIEAHHRHKVDAPSGTALMMGEAIADTLGRNLKEVAVYGREGHTGPRDRQTIGFETIRGGDIVGEHTVMFIGEGERVEVTHKATNRMNFAAGAVRAAAWVVGREARKYDMKDVLGLNDVQV from the coding sequence ATGTCAGCAGCTCCACGCATTGGTATTTTAGGTGCAGGCGGTCGTATGGGCCGTACGCTTATTCAAGCAGTTCAACAGGCAGGCTATCAATTAGCTGCTGCGGTAGAGCGTCCGGAAAGTAGTTTGGTGGGCACTGATGCAGGTGAGCTTGCTGGTATTGGTTCAGTGGGTGTGAAGGTTTCAGGAAACTTGGCAGAAGTTCTTAAAGACTGCGATGTAATCATTGATTTTACTGCACCAGTTGCAACGGCTCAGCATTTAAAGCTTTGCCGTGAAGCTGGGGTTGCCATGGTTATTGGTACAACAGGTATGTCAGATGAGCAAAAAGCTGAGTTAGACGAAGTTGCTACGCATACCCCAGTGGTTTACGCTGCGAACTATTCAGTGGGCGTAAATGTATCAATCAAGTTACTTGAGCTTGCAGCAAAAGTATTTGGCGATACAGTAGATATTGAAGTGATTGAAGCTCACCACCGTCATAAAGTAGATGCGCCGTCAGGTACAGCATTAATGATGGGCGAAGCAATTGCAGATACTTTAGGTCGTAACTTAAAAGAAGTTGCTGTGTATGGCCGTGAAGGGCATACAGGCCCACGTGACCGTCAAACGATTGGCTTTGAAACCATTCGTGGTGGTGACATCGTTGGCGAACACACTGTGATGTTTATTGGTGAAGGTGAGCGCGTTGAAGTGACTCATAAAGCAACTAACCGCATGAACTTTGCTGCTGGTGCAGTGCGAGCTGCTGCATGGGTTGTAGGCCGTGAAGCGCGTAAATATGACATGAAAGATGTTTTAGGATTGAACGACGTACAGGTTTAA
- a CDS encoding START domain-containing protein codes for MNKKQIALTTLLCLSSLWTGAASTEKAKLSLDRNNIKVWTYQKTDNPVFQYKAETTFDVPLERAVAVILDVNRADQWVPYMGKVEMLSQDEKKGEFTLYMVLDFPFPLKDRDVVVKGKMSKAANGVVTIKNTAISGNYPLQPDVVRLTRYEGDWTFQKVANNKVKVTTSGYADPAGAIPLSFVNMFVQQQPYQMLLKMKREVTSPIYEHPKLPDILK; via the coding sequence ATGAATAAAAAACAAATTGCCTTGACCACTCTTCTTTGCTTAAGCAGCCTCTGGACGGGGGCTGCTTCTACAGAAAAAGCTAAACTCAGCTTAGACCGCAATAATATTAAAGTCTGGACCTATCAAAAAACTGATAATCCAGTCTTTCAATATAAAGCAGAAACCACATTTGATGTGCCACTTGAACGCGCTGTCGCTGTGATTTTAGATGTAAATCGTGCTGACCAGTGGGTGCCTTATATGGGCAAAGTTGAAATGTTGTCTCAAGATGAGAAAAAAGGTGAGTTCACACTGTATATGGTGTTGGATTTTCCGTTTCCTTTGAAAGATCGTGATGTCGTTGTAAAAGGAAAAATGAGCAAGGCTGCAAATGGCGTTGTGACAATTAAAAATACTGCAATTAGTGGAAATTATCCGTTACAACCTGATGTAGTGCGCTTAACACGCTATGAAGGGGATTGGACATTCCAGAAAGTTGCAAATAATAAGGTGAAAGTAACCACCAGTGGTTACGCTGACCCTGCTGGTGCAATTCCGTTGAGCTTTGTAAATATGTTTGTTCAACAGCAACCTTATCAGATGCTGCTTAAAATGAAGCGGGAAGTGACCAGTCCGATTTATGAACACCCTAAATTACCAGATATTTTAAAATAA